From the Pungitius pungitius chromosome 6, fPunPun2.1, whole genome shotgun sequence genome, one window contains:
- the rlig1 gene encoding RNA ligase 1 isoform X3: MRRLGSVQQKIPCVFVTEVKQEASRKRDCQFQVVATESVSPAAVEAQVRRAVATEKLDGTCCYVSVYKGRPHLWARLDRKPNKQAEKRFKTYQRSHHSCKGFLWSVEEDFKPVPETWVPALRVKHRDGHPVPDEHGHIPGWVPVEKDNKQYCWHASALDPDLRAALVLRPRAEDGDALEVVALPLADLLERTLELIGTNVNANPYGLGSKKTPVHLLVSHGALRIRDPPPVDFQQLCSWFRESPEGRVEGIVWHCHDGTLVKVHRHHLGLRWPEGDPSLGERAALVAVGSGEDAVGDRKDSFALSALSGRRFSRLRDMASAL; encoded by the exons ATGCGCCGCCTGGGCTCCGTTCAGCAGAAGATTCCGTGCGTCTTCGTGACGGAAGTGAAGCAGGAAGCGTCCAGGAAGCGGGACTGTCAG TTCCAGGTGGTGGCCACAGAGAGCGTGAGCCCGGCCGCTGTGGAGGCCCAGGTGCGCCGTGCAGTCGCCACAGAAAAACTTGATGGAACTTGCTGTTATGTATCTGTTTACAAAG GGCGACCTCACCTGTGGGCTCGACTCGACAGGAAACCCAACAAACAAGCCGAGAAGAGGTTCAAAACGTATCAGCGTTCTCACCACAGCTGTAAAG GCTTCCTGTGGAGCGTGGAGGAGGACTTCAAGCCGGTGCCGGAGACGTGGGTGCCGGCCCTCAGAGTGAAACACCGCGACGGGCATCCGGTGCCCGACGAACACGGACACATTCCAG GCTGGGTTCCGGTGGAGAAGGACAACAAGCAGTACTGCTGGCACGCTTCCGCGCTGGACCCCGACCTCCGGGCGGCCCTCGTCCTCCGGCCCCGCGCCGAAGACGGAGACGCGCTGGAAGTCGTGGCGCTCCCGCTGGCCGACCTCCTGGAGCGGACTCTCGAGCTCATTGGAACCAACGTCAACGCAAACCCGTACG GTCTGGGGAGCAAGAAGACGCCAGTCCACCTTCTGGTGTCCCACGGGGCCCTACGGatcagagacccccccccggtGGACTTCCAGCAGCTGTGCTCCTGGTTCCGGGAGAGTCCCGAGGGCCGGGTGGAGGGCATCGTCTGGCACTGCCACGACGGCACGCTGGTTAAG GTCCATCGTCACCACCTGGGGCTGAGGTGGCCCGAGGGGGATCCCTCGCTGGGCGAGCGGGCGGCGCTGGTCGCCGTCGGGTCGGGCGAGGACGCCGTCGGCGACAGGAAGGACTCGTTCGCCTTGTCGGCGCTGAGCGGACGCCGCTTCAGTCGACTGAGGGACATGGCGTCCGCTTTGTGA
- the rlig1 gene encoding RNA ligase 1 isoform X1, translated as MRRLGSVQQKIPCVFVTEVKQEASRKRDCQHLSLTYQFQVVATESVSPAAVEAQVRRAVATEKLDGTCCYVSVYKGRPHLWARLDRKPNKQAEKRFKTYQRSHHSCKGFLWSVEEDFKPVPETWVPALRVKHRDGHPVPDEHGHIPGWVPVEKDNKQYCWHASALDPDLRAALVLRPRAEDGDALEVVALPLADLLERTLELIGTNVNANPYGLGSKKTPVHLLVSHGALRIRDPPPVDFQQLCSWFRESPEGRVEGIVWHCHDGTLVKVHRHHLGLRWPEGDPSLGERAALVAVGSGEDAVGDRKDSFALSALSGRRFSRLRDMASAL; from the exons ATGCGCCGCCTGGGCTCCGTTCAGCAGAAGATTCCGTGCGTCTTCGTGACGGAAGTGAAGCAGGAAGCGTCCAGGAAGCGGGACTGTCAG CATCTGTCTCTGACATAT CAGTTCCAGGTGGTGGCCACAGAGAGCGTGAGCCCGGCCGCTGTGGAGGCCCAGGTGCGCCGTGCAGTCGCCACAGAAAAACTTGATGGAACTTGCTGTTATGTATCTGTTTACAAAG GGCGACCTCACCTGTGGGCTCGACTCGACAGGAAACCCAACAAACAAGCCGAGAAGAGGTTCAAAACGTATCAGCGTTCTCACCACAGCTGTAAAG GCTTCCTGTGGAGCGTGGAGGAGGACTTCAAGCCGGTGCCGGAGACGTGGGTGCCGGCCCTCAGAGTGAAACACCGCGACGGGCATCCGGTGCCCGACGAACACGGACACATTCCAG GCTGGGTTCCGGTGGAGAAGGACAACAAGCAGTACTGCTGGCACGCTTCCGCGCTGGACCCCGACCTCCGGGCGGCCCTCGTCCTCCGGCCCCGCGCCGAAGACGGAGACGCGCTGGAAGTCGTGGCGCTCCCGCTGGCCGACCTCCTGGAGCGGACTCTCGAGCTCATTGGAACCAACGTCAACGCAAACCCGTACG GTCTGGGGAGCAAGAAGACGCCAGTCCACCTTCTGGTGTCCCACGGGGCCCTACGGatcagagacccccccccggtGGACTTCCAGCAGCTGTGCTCCTGGTTCCGGGAGAGTCCCGAGGGCCGGGTGGAGGGCATCGTCTGGCACTGCCACGACGGCACGCTGGTTAAG GTCCATCGTCACCACCTGGGGCTGAGGTGGCCCGAGGGGGATCCCTCGCTGGGCGAGCGGGCGGCGCTGGTCGCCGTCGGGTCGGGCGAGGACGCCGTCGGCGACAGGAAGGACTCGTTCGCCTTGTCGGCGCTGAGCGGACGCCGCTTCAGTCGACTGAGGGACATGGCGTCCGCTTTGTGA
- the rlig1 gene encoding RNA ligase 1 isoform X2, whose product MRRLGSVQQKIPCVFVTEVKQEASRKRDCQQFQVVATESVSPAAVEAQVRRAVATEKLDGTCCYVSVYKGRPHLWARLDRKPNKQAEKRFKTYQRSHHSCKGFLWSVEEDFKPVPETWVPALRVKHRDGHPVPDEHGHIPGWVPVEKDNKQYCWHASALDPDLRAALVLRPRAEDGDALEVVALPLADLLERTLELIGTNVNANPYGLGSKKTPVHLLVSHGALRIRDPPPVDFQQLCSWFRESPEGRVEGIVWHCHDGTLVKVHRHHLGLRWPEGDPSLGERAALVAVGSGEDAVGDRKDSFALSALSGRRFSRLRDMASAL is encoded by the exons ATGCGCCGCCTGGGCTCCGTTCAGCAGAAGATTCCGTGCGTCTTCGTGACGGAAGTGAAGCAGGAAGCGTCCAGGAAGCGGGACTGTCAG CAGTTCCAGGTGGTGGCCACAGAGAGCGTGAGCCCGGCCGCTGTGGAGGCCCAGGTGCGCCGTGCAGTCGCCACAGAAAAACTTGATGGAACTTGCTGTTATGTATCTGTTTACAAAG GGCGACCTCACCTGTGGGCTCGACTCGACAGGAAACCCAACAAACAAGCCGAGAAGAGGTTCAAAACGTATCAGCGTTCTCACCACAGCTGTAAAG GCTTCCTGTGGAGCGTGGAGGAGGACTTCAAGCCGGTGCCGGAGACGTGGGTGCCGGCCCTCAGAGTGAAACACCGCGACGGGCATCCGGTGCCCGACGAACACGGACACATTCCAG GCTGGGTTCCGGTGGAGAAGGACAACAAGCAGTACTGCTGGCACGCTTCCGCGCTGGACCCCGACCTCCGGGCGGCCCTCGTCCTCCGGCCCCGCGCCGAAGACGGAGACGCGCTGGAAGTCGTGGCGCTCCCGCTGGCCGACCTCCTGGAGCGGACTCTCGAGCTCATTGGAACCAACGTCAACGCAAACCCGTACG GTCTGGGGAGCAAGAAGACGCCAGTCCACCTTCTGGTGTCCCACGGGGCCCTACGGatcagagacccccccccggtGGACTTCCAGCAGCTGTGCTCCTGGTTCCGGGAGAGTCCCGAGGGCCGGGTGGAGGGCATCGTCTGGCACTGCCACGACGGCACGCTGGTTAAG GTCCATCGTCACCACCTGGGGCTGAGGTGGCCCGAGGGGGATCCCTCGCTGGGCGAGCGGGCGGCGCTGGTCGCCGTCGGGTCGGGCGAGGACGCCGTCGGCGACAGGAAGGACTCGTTCGCCTTGTCGGCGCTGAGCGGACGCCGCTTCAGTCGACTGAGGGACATGGCGTCCGCTTTGTGA